The Papio anubis isolate 15944 chromosome 5, Panubis1.0, whole genome shotgun sequence genome has a segment encoding these proteins:
- the IL17B gene encoding interleukin-17B — protein sequence VRTHVAQTGLVLRCRFLRRYFSISGAGSLISQVQALQLEPGKLTSKSWLGEAEVKGVYCQQLFLLTISIFLGLGQPRSTKSKRKGQGRSGPLAPGPHQVPLDLVSRVKPYARMEEYERNIEEMVAQLRNSSELAKRKCEVNLQLWMSNKRSLSPWGYSINHDPSRIPADLPEARCLCLGCVNPFTMQEDRSMVSVPVFSQVPVRRRLCPPPPRTGPCRQRAVMETIAVGCTCIF from the exons GTGAGAACCCATGTCGCTCAGACTGGGCTCGTGCTAAGATGCAGATTTTTGCGCCGCTACTTCAGCATCTCTGGGGCTGGGAGCCTGATATCTCAAGTACAAGCTCTGCAGCTGGAGCCGGGGAAGCTGACAAGTAAGTCCTGGCTTGGGGAGGCAGAAGTGAAGGGTGTGTATTGCCAGCAG CTGTTCCTTCTTACCATTTCCATCTTCCTGGGGCTGGGCCAGCCCAGGAGCACCAAAAGCAAGAGGAAGGGGCAAGGGCGGTCTGGGCCGCTGGCCCCTGGCCCTCACCAGGTGCCACTGGACCTGGTGTCACGGGTGAAACCGTACGCCCGCATGGAAGAGTATGAGAGGAACATTGAGGAGATGGTGGCCCAGCTGAGGAACAGCTCGGAGCTGGCCAAGAGGAAGTGTGAGGTCAACTTGCAGCTGTGGATGTCCAACAAGAGGAGCCTGTCTCCCTGGGGTTACAG CATCAACCACGACCCCAGCCGTATTCCCGCAGACCTGCCGGAGGCACGGTGCCTGTGTCTGGGCTGTGTGAACCCCTTCACCATGCAGGAGGACCGCAGCATGGTAAGCGTGCCGGTGTTCAGCCAGGTGCCTGTGCGCCGCCGCCTCTGCCCGCCACCGCCCCGCACAGGGCCTTGCCGCCAGCGTGCGGTCATGGAGACCATCGCCGTGGGCTGCACCTGCATCTTCTGA